Part of the Candidatus Binatia bacterium genome is shown below.
TATTGCGCTCGACCGGAAAGACTCGCGCCTCGGGCTACGCGGAGTGGTACTTATCCGGCGAGGACTTCCGTGAGCCCGCTCGCGCTCGCCTCGAAGTTGATATCTTCGACCCGGTCCTGGCAGAGATAGCGGCGGATGCGGGGCATGAGCTGGATGGCGCGGTCCACGTCGGGATTTTTTCCCTTCACGTACGCGCCGATCTGGATCAAATCCTCTGCGTCTCGATAGGCCGCGAGCAAGCGCGTGATCTCCGCGACTAAATTTCTATGCTCCGCTGAGGTCACTTGCGGCCGCACCCGGCTGACCGAGGCAAGAACGTCGATGGCGGGGAAATGACTCTGCTCCGCCAGGCGGCGCGAGAGCTGGATGTGGCCGTCGGTCAGCGAGCGCACCGCGTCGGTCACCGGCTCGTGCGGATCGTCGCCTTCCATAAGAACCGTATACATAGCGGTGATGCTGCCCCTTCCTTTCCATGTGCCCGCGCGCTCGATCAAGCGCGGCAACAGCGCAAAAACCGACGGCGTGTAACCTTTGGTCGAAGGCGGCTCGCCGACGGCGAGACCGGCCTCGCGCTGAGCCATGGCGAAGCGGCTGAGCGAATCCACCAGCAACAGCACGTCCTGGCCGTGGTCGCAAAAATATTCTGCAATGGCTGTTGCCAAAAAAGCGCCGCGCACGCGCACCAGAGCCGGGTCGGCCGAGGTCGCAGCGACCACGACCGTCCGTTCCCGGTCCTCGGCGGGAAGTCCGCGCTCGACGAAGTCTTCGACTTCGCGCCCGCGCTCGCCGAGGAGCGCGATCACCTTCACATCGACACGCGTGTTGCGCGCGATCATCGCAAGCAGCGTGCTTTTGCCGACGCCGGCGCCGGCCATGATCGCCACCCGCTGTCCCTTGCCGCACGTCACCATGCCGTTGATCGCGCGAATGCCGACGTCGAGCGGTTCGGTGATGCCTTGCCGGTCCAT
Proteins encoded:
- a CDS encoding FliI/YscN family ATPase, translated to MSESLLEPYHSRLPTIAPYRVSGTVTDVVGLLITSRGPWLPVGAVCKVHPLQGGNPALAEVVGFRGEQTLLMPLGELRGVGPGSRVIALAKEAHYPVGEGLLGRVIDGLGLPIDGKGPAAGAHSYPLYISGTNPMDRQGITEPLDVGIRAINGMVTCGKGQRVAIMAGAGVGKSTLLAMIARNTRVDVKVIALLGERGREVEDFVERGLPAEDRERTVVVAATSADPALVRVRGAFLATAIAEYFCDHGQDVLLLVDSLSRFAMAQREAGLAVGEPPSTKGYTPSVFALLPRLIERAGTWKGRGSITAMYTVLMEGDDPHEPVTDAVRSLTDGHIQLSRRLAEQSHFPAIDVLASVSRVRPQVTSAEHRNLVAEITRLLAAYRDAEDLIQIGAYVKGKNPDVDRAIQLMPRIRRYLCQDRVEDINFEASASGLTEVLAG